From Candidatus Eisenbacteria bacterium, one genomic window encodes:
- a CDS encoding SUMF1/EgtB/PvdO family nonheme iron enzyme: protein FWTNPAYNESNQPVVGIARFEAEAYCRWLTQAARDGRTYRLPTVAEWQAGARGEEGRLYPWGDEPGPLRCNYWHAGYLGMTSPAGVYPESATPDGIEDMAGNVHELCLDAETGKIYACGGSWMSDEISDCRATKMRPVPDGGERSGEVGFRIVAAAKDPSEIRTTREG, encoded by the coding sequence TTCTGGACGAACCCTGCGTACAACGAGTCGAACCAGCCGGTCGTGGGGATCGCGCGGTTCGAGGCGGAGGCTTATTGCCGCTGGCTCACGCAGGCGGCGCGCGACGGGCGAACCTATCGGCTTCCGACCGTCGCCGAATGGCAGGCGGGAGCGAGGGGAGAGGAGGGACGGCTCTACCCGTGGGGAGACGAACCGGGTCCTTTACGATGCAACTATTGGCATGCGGGGTATCTGGGCATGACCTCTCCGGCCGGCGTCTACCCGGAAAGCGCGACGCCCGATGGGATCGAGGACATGGCGGGAAACGTCCACGAACTCTGCCTGGACGCGGAGACCGGGAAGATCTACGCCTGCGGCGGCTCTTGGATGTCCGACGAGATCTCCGACTGCCGGGCGACCAAGATGCGTCCGGTTCCGGATGGAGGAGAACGGTCGGGCGAGGTCGGCTTCCGGATCGTGGCCGCAGCAAAGGATCCG